The Homo sapiens chromosome 6 genomic scaffold, GRCh38.p14 alternate locus group ALT_REF_LOCI_7 HSCHR6_MHC_SSTO_CTG1 genome includes a region encoding these proteins:
- the AGPAT1 gene encoding 1-acyl-sn-glycerol-3-phosphate acyltransferase alpha isoform 1 precursor (isoform 1 precursor is encoded by transcript variant 2) encodes MDLWPGAWMLLLLLFLLLLFLLPTLWFCSPSAKYFFKMAFYNGWILFLAVLAIPVCAVRGRNVENMKILRLMLLHIKYLYGIRVEVRGAHHFPPSQPYVVVSNHQSSLDLLGMMEVLPGRCVPIAKRELLWAGSAGLACWLAGVIFIDRKRTGDAISVMSEVAQTLLTQDVRVWVFPEGTRNHNGSMLPFKRGAFHLAVQAQVPIVPIVMSSYQDFYCKKERRFTSGQCQVRVLPPVPTEGLTPDDVPALADRVRHSMLTVFREISTDGRGGGDYLKKPGGGG; translated from the exons ATGGATTTGTGGCCAGGGGCatggatgctgctgctgctgctcttcctgctgctgctcttCCTGCTGCCCACCCTGTGGTTCTGCAGCCCCAGTGCCAAGTACTTCTTCAAGATGGCCTTCTACAATGGCTGGATCCTCTTCCTGGCTGTGCTCGCCATCCCTGTGTGTGCCGTGCGAGGACGCAACGTCGAGAACATGAA GATCTTGCGTCTAATGCTGCTCCACATCAAATACCTGTACGGGATCCGAGTGGAGGTGCGAGGGGCTCACCACTTCCCTCCCTCGCAGCCCTATGTTGTTGTCTCCAACCACCAGAGCTCTCTCGATCTGCTTG GGATGATGGAGGTACTGCCAGGCCGCTGTGTGCCCATTGCCAAGCGCGAGCTACTGTGGGCTGGCTCTGCCGGGCTGGCCTGCTGGCTGGCAGGAGTCATCTTCATCGACCGGAAGCGCACGGGGGATGCCATCAGTGTCATGTCTGAGGTCGCCCAGACCCTGCTCACCCAGGAC GTGAGGGTCTGGGTGTTTCCTGAGGGAACGAGAAACCACAATGGCTCCATGCTGCCCTTCAAACGTGGCGCCTTCCATCTTGCAGTGCAGGCCCAG GTTCCCATTGTCCCCATAGTCATGTCCTCCTACCAAGACTTCTACTGCAAGAAGGAGCGTCGCTTCACCTCGG GACAATGTCAGGTGCGGGTGCTGCCCCCAGTGCCCACGGAAGGGCTGACACCAGATGACGTCCCAGCTCTGGCTGACAGAGTCCGGCACTCCATGCTCACTGTTTTCCGGGAAATCTCCACTGATGGCCGGGGTGGTGGTGACTATCTGAAGAAGCCTGGGGGCGGTGGGTGA
- the AGPAT1 gene encoding 1-acyl-sn-glycerol-3-phosphate acyltransferase alpha isoform 2 (isoform 2 is encoded by transcript variant 3), translating into MVARMDLWPGAWMLLLLLFLLLLFLLPTLWFCSPSAKYFFKMAFYNGWILFLAVLAIPVCAVRGRNVENMKILRLMLLHIKYLYGIRVEVRGAHHFPPSQPYVVVSNHQSSLDLLGMMEVLPGRCVPIAKRELLWAGSAGLACWLAGVIFIDRKRTGDAISVMSEVAQTLLTQDVRVWVFPEGTRNHNGSMLPFKRGAFHLAVQAQVPIVPIVMSSYQDFYCKKERRFTSGQCQVRVLPPVPTEGLTPDDVPALADRVRHSMLTVFREISTDGRGGGDYLKKPGGGG; encoded by the exons GTGGCCAGAATGGATTTGTGGCCAGGGGCatggatgctgctgctgctgctcttcctgctgctgctcttCCTGCTGCCCACCCTGTGGTTCTGCAGCCCCAGTGCCAAGTACTTCTTCAAGATGGCCTTCTACAATGGCTGGATCCTCTTCCTGGCTGTGCTCGCCATCCCTGTGTGTGCCGTGCGAGGACGCAACGTCGAGAACATGAA GATCTTGCGTCTAATGCTGCTCCACATCAAATACCTGTACGGGATCCGAGTGGAGGTGCGAGGGGCTCACCACTTCCCTCCCTCGCAGCCCTATGTTGTTGTCTCCAACCACCAGAGCTCTCTCGATCTGCTTG GGATGATGGAGGTACTGCCAGGCCGCTGTGTGCCCATTGCCAAGCGCGAGCTACTGTGGGCTGGCTCTGCCGGGCTGGCCTGCTGGCTGGCAGGAGTCATCTTCATCGACCGGAAGCGCACGGGGGATGCCATCAGTGTCATGTCTGAGGTCGCCCAGACCCTGCTCACCCAGGAC GTGAGGGTCTGGGTGTTTCCTGAGGGAACGAGAAACCACAATGGCTCCATGCTGCCCTTCAAACGTGGCGCCTTCCATCTTGCAGTGCAGGCCCAG GTTCCCATTGTCCCCATAGTCATGTCCTCCTACCAAGACTTCTACTGCAAGAAGGAGCGTCGCTTCACCTCGG GACAATGTCAGGTGCGGGTGCTGCCCCCAGTGCCCACGGAAGGGCTGACACCAGATGACGTCCCAGCTCTGGCTGACAGAGTCCGGCACTCCATGCTCACTGTTTTCCGGGAAATCTCCACTGATGGCCGGGGTGGTGGTGACTATCTGAAGAAGCCTGGGGGCGGTGGGTGA